Proteins co-encoded in one Cupriavidus taiwanensis genomic window:
- a CDS encoding VOC family protein has translation MKTTLFGSVRLGYVMVESSRLAEWKRFAADGLGLHVDEVSTDTLALRVDDRNRRLVVQRGSAEDVVALGWELDDDAALRLALERLREIGISPQLHRGGEAGARGVSEYWSFTGPKRTSVELFTTPLKTGRPLLMKASGFLTGAGGLGHVAITTREPEAMQRFWQRIFDARVSDYIEDRLSGIDLDFTFLRLNERHHSVAIAFTRGVRLNPLRTSIHHLNLQAANLEDVTEGYRRCRKLGYPIANAIGQHSNDRELSFYVETPSGFEIELGWNPIVVTEEAERQWFQQSYRGISLWGHYPENLTLGLSARRFGRGLLSLARREFTVGAKP, from the coding sequence ATGAAGACGACCCTGTTTGGCAGCGTGCGGCTTGGCTATGTGATGGTTGAATCCAGCCGGCTGGCGGAGTGGAAGCGCTTTGCCGCCGACGGATTGGGGCTGCACGTCGATGAGGTTTCGACTGACACGCTGGCTTTGCGTGTGGACGATCGCAACCGCCGTCTGGTGGTGCAGCGTGGCTCGGCGGAGGACGTCGTGGCTCTCGGTTGGGAGCTGGACGACGACGCGGCGCTGCGCCTTGCGCTGGAGCGCCTGCGCGAGATCGGCATCTCGCCCCAGCTTCACCGCGGCGGCGAGGCCGGGGCGCGCGGTGTTTCGGAGTACTGGTCGTTCACCGGACCCAAGCGCACTTCGGTCGAACTCTTCACCACGCCGCTCAAGACCGGGCGCCCGCTACTGATGAAGGCGAGCGGTTTTCTCACCGGTGCCGGCGGCCTGGGCCACGTCGCCATCACCACGCGCGAGCCGGAGGCGATGCAGCGCTTCTGGCAGCGTATCTTCGATGCACGGGTCTCCGACTACATCGAGGATCGCCTGAGCGGCATCGATCTCGATTTCACGTTCTTGCGGCTGAACGAGCGGCACCATTCGGTAGCGATCGCCTTCACCCGCGGTGTGCGGCTCAACCCGCTGCGTACCAGCATCCATCACCTGAACCTGCAGGCAGCGAACCTGGAGGACGTGACGGAGGGCTATCGCCGTTGCCGCAAACTGGGCTACCCGATTGCCAATGCGATCGGCCAACATTCCAACGATCGCGAACTGTCGTTCTATGTGGAGACACCCAGTGGCTTCGAAATCGAACTCGGCTGGAACCCCATCGTCGTGACTGAAGAGGCGGAGCGGCAGTGGTTCCAGCAGAGTTATCGCGGTATCAGCCTATGGGGACACTACCCCGAAAACCTTACGCTTGGCCTGTCGGCACGCCGATTCGGGCGTGGCCTGCTATCGCTCGCACGCCGTGAGTTTACCGTTGGGGCGAAACCATGA
- a CDS encoding bifunctional 3-(3-hydroxy-phenyl)propionate/3-hydroxycinnamic acid hydroxylase, whose protein sequence is MSAREAEFDVVIAGLGPTGLVLAHTLGMRGVSVLVLEREPQFYGNARAVYTDGECMRIFQSFGMADRLLRDMLEDVPVQMMLPDGSCLGTLMSDDRQYGWAMSHFFYQPFLETALADNLSTYPTVTILRGREVVRFEQDDAGVDIRHIATAGSGYGQAPEPGSQGLHAVEASVRARYFVGADGGRSLVRTQLGIKMTGRSFPNPWLVVDIKARDGIDGLRHVPYFAFVCDPACPTVNCVQPKGHHRFEFMLAPGQTKEQMEDPATVRHYLSRYVDVDRFEILRKLVYTFNALMAERWRDRRVFLAGDAGHMMPQFIGQGMNAGVRDAHNLGWKLHAVLSGAGSDSLLDTYEHERRPHATAMIREAVRVKDFVSVSNPALAALRNGVSRVLTRLPAIGPFINRGDFIPKPVYRRGAYLGLPRRRWSGREGTLMPQPIVRASDGCRHRLDDALGAGFVLFGAGVDPRSLLDVDARAWCDRIRMRYAVIYPWGERPYGAIPQCWPTDLIELEDVSGDWYRWLKRAGARHGSVAILRPDRFVFGIVPERRLGDATAKLREMLGTPEISGHASLADRTAAHIRPSFPTKEAA, encoded by the coding sequence ATGAGCGCGCGGGAGGCGGAATTCGACGTCGTCATCGCCGGCCTCGGTCCCACGGGCCTGGTGCTTGCGCATACACTCGGCATGCGCGGCGTGTCAGTGCTGGTGCTGGAGCGTGAGCCGCAGTTCTACGGCAACGCGCGGGCCGTCTACACCGACGGCGAATGCATGCGCATCTTCCAGTCCTTCGGCATGGCCGACCGGCTGCTGCGTGACATGCTGGAAGACGTTCCGGTGCAGATGATGCTGCCGGACGGCTCATGCCTTGGCACGCTGATGAGCGACGACCGCCAATATGGCTGGGCGATGAGCCACTTTTTCTACCAGCCGTTCCTGGAGACTGCGCTGGCCGATAACTTGTCGACATACCCGACCGTCACGATCCTGCGCGGGCGCGAAGTCGTCAGGTTTGAGCAGGACGATGCGGGCGTGGATATTCGCCACATCGCCACGGCAGGCAGTGGCTACGGCCAGGCGCCGGAGCCCGGCAGCCAGGGCCTGCATGCCGTCGAAGCCAGCGTGCGCGCACGCTATTTCGTCGGTGCCGATGGCGGACGCAGCCTGGTACGCACGCAGCTTGGCATCAAGATGACGGGACGGTCCTTTCCCAATCCGTGGCTAGTTGTGGATATCAAGGCCAGGGATGGGATCGACGGGCTGCGGCACGTGCCGTATTTCGCCTTCGTCTGCGATCCGGCATGCCCGACAGTGAACTGCGTGCAGCCGAAGGGCCATCACCGTTTCGAATTCATGTTGGCGCCTGGCCAGACCAAGGAGCAGATGGAAGACCCGGCGACCGTGCGCCACTACCTGTCCCGGTACGTCGATGTCGACCGCTTCGAGATCCTGCGCAAGTTGGTCTACACCTTCAATGCCCTGATGGCGGAGCGCTGGCGCGATCGGCGCGTGTTCCTGGCGGGCGATGCCGGCCACATGATGCCTCAGTTCATCGGGCAGGGAATGAACGCCGGTGTGCGCGATGCCCATAACTTGGGCTGGAAGCTGCACGCCGTGCTGAGCGGCGCAGGATCGGACAGCTTGCTCGATACTTATGAGCACGAACGCCGTCCCCACGCCACGGCGATGATCCGCGAGGCCGTGCGCGTGAAAGACTTTGTCTCGGTCTCGAATCCGGCGCTCGCGGCGCTGCGCAACGGGGTGTCGCGCGTGCTGACGCGGCTGCCGGCGATCGGGCCTTTCATCAATCGTGGCGATTTCATTCCCAAGCCGGTCTATCGCCGTGGCGCATACCTTGGCCTGCCACGCCGGCGCTGGTCAGGTCGCGAGGGCACGTTGATGCCACAGCCGATCGTGCGCGCCTCCGATGGCTGCCGCCACCGGCTGGACGACGCGCTCGGCGCAGGGTTCGTGCTTTTCGGTGCCGGCGTCGACCCGAGGTCGCTGCTGGACGTCGACGCGCGCGCGTGGTGCGACCGTATTCGTATGCGCTATGCGGTGATCTATCCCTGGGGCGAGCGGCCGTACGGCGCCATCCCGCAATGCTGGCCGACGGACCTGATCGAACTGGAAGATGTTTCCGGCGACTGGTATCGGTGGCTGAAGCGCGCCGGCGCTCGCCATGGCAGCGTGGCGATTCTGCGTCCGGACCGCTTTGTCTTCGGCATCGTGCCGGAGCGCCGGCTTGGCGATGCCACGGCGAAGCTGCGCGAAATGCTGGGTACTCCCGAGATCTCCGGCCATGCTTCGCTGGCCGATCGCACTGCTGCCCATATCAGACCATCGTTCCCGACCAAGGAGGCCGCTTGA
- a CDS encoding 2-keto-4-pentenoate hydratase has protein sequence MKATEAIQRAALKLREARATRVPVSPVSVSHQLEGLEVAYQVAELNTLARLESGCRIVGKKIGLTSKAVQQQLGVDQPDFGVLFDDMEFLDGAEIPTERLIQPKIEAEVAFVVGRDLPARSPTYGEFLNCLAYALPALEIVDSAIADWKISLFDTVADNASSALYVVGDQPVPVGALALADLGMAMTRQGDTVSVGTGSACLGHPLRAAYWLARTMAERSQGLKAGELILSGALGPMVPVKAGDLIQARIAALGTVNCRMA, from the coding sequence TTGAAGGCGACCGAAGCTATCCAACGCGCGGCGCTGAAGCTGCGCGAAGCCAGGGCCACCCGTGTCCCTGTATCCCCAGTCTCCGTGTCTCACCAGCTTGAGGGGCTCGAAGTCGCCTACCAGGTAGCGGAGCTGAATACTCTTGCGCGGCTGGAGTCGGGGTGCCGCATCGTCGGCAAGAAGATCGGCCTGACTTCTAAGGCCGTGCAGCAGCAACTCGGCGTCGATCAGCCGGATTTTGGCGTGCTTTTCGACGACATGGAATTCCTTGACGGCGCCGAGATTCCGACCGAGCGCCTGATTCAGCCGAAGATCGAGGCCGAGGTCGCGTTTGTGGTGGGTCGCGACTTGCCGGCGCGGTCACCCACGTACGGTGAGTTCCTTAACTGCCTAGCGTACGCGCTGCCAGCGCTGGAGATCGTCGACAGCGCGATCGCCGATTGGAAGATCAGCCTGTTCGATACGGTGGCGGACAACGCCTCCTCCGCGCTCTACGTGGTCGGCGATCAGCCGGTGCCCGTCGGCGCATTGGCGCTTGCTGATCTGGGCATGGCCATGACCCGGCAGGGCGATACTGTTTCTGTCGGAACTGGCTCCGCATGCCTAGGCCATCCGCTGCGGGCAGCCTACTGGCTGGCCCGCACGATGGCCGAACGCAGCCAGGGACTCAAGGCAGGGGAGTTGATCCTGTCCGGCGCACTCGGGCCCATGGTGCCTGTAAAGGCAGGCGATCTGATCCAGGCCCGTATCGCGGCACTGGGCACCGTGAATTGTCGCATGGCCTGA
- a CDS encoding acetaldehyde dehydrogenase (acetylating) has protein sequence MTQRTLKAGIIGSGNIGTDLMIKILRHGHQVEMAAMVGIDAASDGLARAARLGVPTTHEGVAGLARMPQFEEVDIVFDATSATAHAHNDALLRSLRPGLRMIDLTPAAIGPYCVPVVNGDSHLDAPNVNMVTCGGQATIPMVAAVSRVARVHYAEIVASIASKSAGPGTRANIDEFTETTARAIEQVGGAAKGKAIIVLNPAEPPLIMRDTVYTLSDPADEAAIEASVTDMVNAVRQYVPGYRLKQRVQFDRITAQQPMRIPGVGDRMTGLKTTIFLEVEGAAHYLPAYAGNLDIMTSAALRTAQTIAHGMLARTATA, from the coding sequence ATGACACAACGCACACTGAAAGCCGGCATTATTGGCAGCGGCAATATCGGCACGGACCTGATGATCAAGATCCTGCGCCACGGACACCAGGTGGAAATGGCGGCGATGGTGGGCATCGATGCCGCCTCCGACGGACTCGCGCGTGCGGCAAGGCTCGGCGTGCCGACCACGCATGAGGGTGTTGCAGGACTGGCCAGGATGCCGCAGTTCGAGGAGGTCGACATCGTGTTCGATGCGACGTCCGCCACAGCACACGCCCATAACGATGCGCTGCTGCGCTCACTACGCCCCGGCTTGCGCATGATCGATCTGACTCCCGCGGCGATCGGTCCGTACTGCGTCCCAGTGGTTAACGGCGACTCACACCTGGATGCGCCCAACGTCAACATGGTCACCTGTGGAGGACAGGCCACCATCCCGATGGTGGCGGCGGTATCGCGGGTTGCCCGCGTGCACTATGCCGAAATCGTCGCGAGCATCGCCAGCAAGAGCGCCGGACCTGGCACGCGTGCCAATATCGACGAGTTCACCGAAACCACTGCGCGCGCCATCGAGCAGGTGGGCGGTGCGGCAAAGGGCAAGGCGATCATCGTGCTGAATCCGGCCGAGCCGCCGCTGATCATGCGGGACACGGTGTACACCCTGAGCGATCCGGCCGACGAGGCCGCGATCGAAGCTTCCGTTACCGACATGGTGAATGCGGTCCGGCAGTATGTGCCTGGTTATCGCTTGAAGCAACGGGTGCAGTTCGACCGGATCACGGCGCAGCAGCCGATGCGGATTCCCGGCGTGGGCGACCGCATGACCGGTTTGAAGACCACCATCTTCCTCGAGGTTGAAGGCGCGGCGCATTACCTGCCTGCCTATGCCGGCAATCTGGACATCATGACCAGCGCGGCGCTGCGCACGGCGCAGACAATAGCCCACGGCATGCTGGCGCGCACTGCCACTGCTTGA
- a CDS encoding 4-hydroxy-2-oxovalerate aldolase, with protein sequence MKKLYISDVTLRDGAHAIRHQYTIEQAKAIAQALDWAGVDSIEVAHGDGLQGSSFNYGFGAHTDIEWIEAVASVINRAKIATLLLPGIGNVHDLKAAYDAGARILRVATHCTEADISRQHIEYARHLGMEAVGFLMMSHMISPQELARQAKVSLGVANSIAAVEEGCDRIDASLAGMGAGAGNAPLEVFIAAAERMGWQHSCDLYRLMDAADDIVRPLQDRPVRVDRETLALGYAGVYSSFLRHSEAAAAKYGLSTVDILVELGRRRMVGGQEDMIVDVALDLLQSRSR encoded by the coding sequence ATGAAGAAGCTCTATATCTCCGATGTCACGCTGCGCGACGGCGCGCACGCCATCCGCCACCAGTACACCATCGAACAGGCCAAGGCCATCGCGCAAGCGCTGGATTGGGCCGGCGTCGATTCGATCGAGGTGGCACACGGCGATGGCCTGCAAGGCAGCAGCTTCAACTACGGCTTTGGCGCCCACACGGATATCGAATGGATCGAGGCTGTGGCCAGCGTCATCAATCGCGCGAAGATTGCGACGCTGCTGCTGCCGGGCATCGGCAACGTCCACGATCTCAAGGCTGCTTACGACGCCGGCGCGCGTATCTTGCGTGTGGCGACCCATTGCACCGAGGCCGACATCTCCCGGCAGCACATTGAGTATGCACGCCACCTGGGCATGGAGGCCGTTGGCTTCCTGATGATGAGCCACATGATCTCACCCCAGGAGCTCGCAAGGCAGGCGAAGGTCAGTCTGGGCGTCGCCAACAGTATCGCGGCGGTGGAGGAGGGCTGCGACCGCATCGATGCCAGCCTCGCCGGCATGGGGGCAGGGGCGGGCAATGCGCCTCTTGAAGTCTTCATTGCCGCGGCGGAACGCATGGGTTGGCAGCACAGCTGCGACCTGTACCGGCTGATGGACGCGGCCGACGACATCGTGCGCCCGCTGCAGGACCGGCCGGTGCGCGTCGACCGCGAGACGCTGGCGCTGGGCTATGCTGGTGTGTACAGCAGCTTCCTGCGCCACAGCGAGGCCGCCGCGGCCAAGTACGGGCTCAGCACGGTGGACATCCTGGTCGAACTGGGCCGGCGGCGGATGGTCGGTGGACAGGAGGACATGATTGTCGACGTGGCGCTGGACCTGTTGCAGTCGCGGTCGCGCTGA
- a CDS encoding amidohydrolase family protein: MESLAEALQVRHGRIDVHHHLFPPAYKAENARRGITEEAGVRIPDWTPEQSLDVMDSNGIQTAILSLSAPGVYFGDKGEAVALARSCNDYAVELSRKHPGRFGSFAVLPMPFTHEACDEAAYALDVLGADGIVLLGSVEGHFLGDPRYDELMSELDRRQAIVFVHPNLHPSSLALDLMAPGFVLEFPCDTSRAALNLILRGVTERHPRIRWILSHAGGFLPYIGWRASLVNAMSEFQHAIPQGFLTYLRRFYFDTGLSPSPISMAALRELVEPDHILFGSDFPYAPAAATSLQVRTLEGSTIWDETVRHGIDRTHALRLFPRYAGHEEPVIAAPVYEGESLGAKARRLLAKPVSAIAEHLRDR, translated from the coding sequence ATGGAATCACTAGCAGAAGCCTTGCAGGTCCGCCATGGGCGGATCGATGTCCACCATCATCTCTTTCCTCCGGCGTACAAGGCCGAGAACGCGCGGCGAGGCATCACCGAGGAGGCTGGTGTCCGCATTCCGGACTGGACGCCGGAGCAGTCACTGGACGTCATGGATTCCAACGGCATCCAGACCGCCATACTGTCGCTGTCGGCGCCGGGTGTGTATTTTGGCGACAAGGGAGAGGCTGTGGCACTAGCCCGGTCGTGCAACGATTACGCAGTGGAACTTTCCCGCAAGCATCCGGGGCGGTTCGGCTCATTCGCCGTACTGCCAATGCCATTCACGCACGAGGCTTGCGACGAGGCAGCGTATGCGCTGGATGTCCTTGGCGCCGACGGCATCGTGCTGCTGGGAAGTGTGGAAGGGCACTTCCTTGGCGACCCGCGATATGACGAACTGATGTCCGAACTGGATCGGCGCCAGGCAATCGTCTTTGTGCATCCCAACCTGCATCCGTCGAGCCTGGCACTGGATCTGATGGCGCCCGGATTCGTCCTCGAATTTCCATGCGACACCAGCCGGGCGGCGCTAAACCTGATCTTGCGCGGCGTAACCGAGCGGCATCCGCGCATACGCTGGATCCTGTCGCATGCGGGGGGCTTCCTGCCTTACATTGGCTGGCGGGCTTCGCTGGTCAATGCGATGTCAGAGTTCCAGCACGCCATTCCCCAAGGCTTCCTGACCTACCTACGCCGTTTTTATTTCGACACCGGCTTGTCGCCTTCGCCGATCTCGATGGCGGCGTTGCGCGAACTGGTCGAGCCGGACCACATTCTGTTTGGCAGTGACTTCCCGTATGCGCCAGCCGCGGCGACATCGCTGCAGGTGCGGACGCTTGAGGGGAGCACCATCTGGGATGAGACCGTGCGCCACGGCATCGACCGGACGCACGCGCTGCGACTGTTTCCAAGGTACGCCGGACATGAGGAGCCTGTCATTGCGGCGCCTGTCTACGAAGGCGAGTCATTAGGTGCCAAGGCCAGAAGGCTGCTGGCAAAACCGGTAAGTGCTATCGCAGAGCATTTGCGCGACCGCTGA
- a CDS encoding transporter encodes MLAGASLVLPTGRYDANPGPDIGYGNFYTFRPGIQVDYLPKHDLALSAKLTWGPNTGNRDNDLRSGNWIGLDNALAYKTAIGAFGLHTVLVHQYQSDSNNAWGTSRYRTFNGGAFFTTKVPVLDAALTIQYMRTVGSRNAKAGDFTQVRLIQTVLTKTTQASAPARVKGCHFLVIRCSAPGLGHDPRLFRVARTRSPAAPAPWPRRVAALGAGH; translated from the coding sequence ATTCTCGCCGGCGCGTCGCTTGTGCTCCCGACCGGGCGCTATGACGCGAATCCTGGCCCTGACATCGGCTATGGCAATTTCTATACGTTCCGCCCGGGAATCCAGGTTGACTACTTGCCGAAGCACGACCTTGCCTTGTCGGCCAAGCTGACCTGGGGCCCCAACACCGGGAACCGGGACAACGACCTGCGCAGTGGCAACTGGATCGGCCTCGATAACGCGCTGGCCTACAAGACGGCCATCGGCGCGTTCGGGCTGCATACAGTGCTCGTGCATCAATACCAGAGCGATTCGAACAACGCTTGGGGGACGAGCCGTTACCGGACATTCAACGGCGGGGCTTTCTTCACTACAAAAGTGCCGGTTCTCGATGCGGCGCTGACCATCCAGTATATGAGGACGGTCGGCTCTCGCAACGCCAAGGCCGGCGACTTCACGCAAGTTCGCCTCATTCAAACTGTTCTAACGAAGACAACGCAGGCTTCTGCTCCTGCTCGGGTTAAAGGGTGCCACTTCTTGGTAATCAGGTGTAGCGCGCCAGGCCTGGGTCACGATCCCCGGCTCTTTCGCGTTGCTCGCACCCGATCACCGGCAGCACCAGCGCCATGGCCTCGCCGGGTTGCGGCGTTGGGTGCAGGTCATTGA